The segment CCGGCTGCCACCGGCTCTATGGCCAGCTTTTGCCCACACTCCAGCGCTACAGCCCCGCGCATCTGTATGAGCTGTACCTGGAGAAAAAACTGCACACCAGTGGAGCGACGACACGCTACTTGACCAGCTCTGCCCGCGTCGCAGCACAGCTCCAGGGCATCTACCACACGGATGGGGAGCGTTTCCGCATCCTGACACCGCCCGTCGAGACGCAGCTCTTCCGCCCGGCAGAAAACCGTGCTTCCACCCGCGAGCTGATTTGCCGGAAGCTCCATACCGATCCAGCGCAGCGCGTGCTGCTCTTTGTCTCCCTCAGCCACAAGCGCCGTGGGCTGGAGTCCCTGCTGGAGGCCATGCCGCAGCTCGATGCCACACTCTGGATCGTCGGACGTGGCCTCAGCGCGGCGACTCAGGCACGCATCACACAGCTCGGCATCGCGGCAAAGATACGCAGTGTGCCCGTGACCAGTCAGCTCGTGGAGCTTTATCAAAGCGCGGATTGGTTCATCCATCCGACGCAGTATGACGCCTTCTCATCCACCGTGCTGCAAAGCATGGCCTGTGGCCTCCCCGGCATCATCTCCGTGATGGATGGTGCCGTGGATCATGTGCGCCATGAAGAGAATGGCCTCATGCTCTACCACCCGCAGCAGCCCGTGGAGCTAGGGGCACGCATCCGTGAGGCCCTGGCGCTGCCCGCCGCCCGCCGCGATGAAATGGCCTCCGCCGCACGCCAATCCGTGCTCCCCTTCACCTGGGAGCGACATCTGGCCGAATGGGAGGACGTGATGCGCGGTGTTTGATGGCGTCTTGGGAGCCCCGGATCGACCACGACATGCTTCTCTGCGCAAACTTCGGATCGAGCGTGGCGTACTCAACTCTGCAATCCACGCCATGCAGCTCCCTTTTGATCGCCGCACCTTCCTGAACCGCTCCGCATACGGCATCGGCGGCATCGCATTGGCCACGCTGCTGCAGGAGCAGGGGCTACTAGCGACCTCCGAGCAGGCGAAGGCAGCGCACTACGACCTCAAGCCGAAGCAACCGCATGGCTTCGGCCAGGCAAAGGCGATGATCAGCATGTTCATGCAGGGAGGTCCCAGCCAGATCGACCTCTTTGATCCGAAGCCAGAGCTCATGAAGCTCGATGGCAAAGAATTCCCCGGCGAAGTCAAATACGATGACGCAGCAGGTGCCAGCCGTGAGGTGATGGGCCCCCAGTGGAAATTCAAAAAACACGGCCAGTGCGGCATGGATGTGAGTGAGCTGCTACCGCACTTCGCAGGCATCACGGATGATGTCACACTCATCCGCAGCATGCACACAGGCGTGAACAATCACGGCCAGAGCATCTACGCCCTGCTCAATGGCCAAGCCACTGGCGGCAGGCCCACTCTAGGCTCCTGGCTCACCTATGGTCTAGGCAGTGAAAATCAGGATCTACCGGCCTACGTCGCCCTCACAGATCCACGCGGCCTGCCCGTGCTCGGTGTGGATAATTGGAGCAACGGCTGGCTGCCCTCTCTTTTCCAAGGCACCGTCATTCGTAGCAAGGAGCCACGCATTCCCAATCTCGATGCCCCATTGAGCCTGAAGGGCGAGGCGCAGGAGCGCTACCTCAACTTCGTGCAACGGCTGAACCGCGATCATTTGGCCTCCAGACCGGGTGAAAGCGATTTGGAGGCACGGATTCAGAGTTTTGAGCTCGCCGCACGCATGCAGACAGCCGCGAAAGAAGCGCTCGATCTGTCAAAAGAGAGCGCTGCCACGAAAAAGCTCTACGGATTGGATCATCCGGCTACCGCAGAGTTCGGCACACGCTGCCTCATCGCCCGGCGACTCGTCGAGCGCGGTGTGCGCTGCATCTCACTCTTCACTGGGAATCAGACCTGGGACCACCACCAGAGCATCATGACAAATCTCCCTGCGGCCTGCCAATATGTCGATCAGGGAGCAGCAGCGCTCGTCATTGACCTAAAGCAACGCGGCCTGCTCGATTCCACCATCGTCCACTGGGGCGGAGAAATGGGCCGACTGCCCGTGATCCAGAACCGCAGCGGCGCCAAAGATCGCCGTGCAGTCGGGCGCGATCACAACACCTACGGCTTCAGCATGTGGGTAGCCGGTGGCGGATTCAAAGCTGGCTACACCCATGGCGAGACAGATGAATTCGGCCATAAAGCGGTCAAAGACGTGGTGAACCACTTCGACTACCACGCCACGCTGCTCCACCTCTTCGGACTGGATCCGAAAAAGCTCACCTACAAGCGCAACGGCACCAATCAGGTGCTCGTCGAAAACCCACAGGCTCGCGTCGTAACCGAGCTGCTGGCCTGATTTTGCCTCAGGGCTCACGGGAATTCACATCCCACTGGGCAGCGGCGAGTAGCAGCCAGCCAAGCATCAGACTCAGGCCACCAAAGGGTGTCACAGCACCGAGAGACTTGATTTGAGTGATGGCGAGCACGTAGAGCGAGCCGCTGAAGAGAAGGATGCCCATGACGAGGCAGCGCCAGGCCCATTGAGCACGCTTGCCACCTGCGCTGGAGCACAGGGCCAACGCCACAGCCAAAACCGCGTGGATGAGATGGTATTGCACCGCTGTTTGCCAGTGAGCAAGCTCACCCGTGGCGATGAGCCTGTCATGCAGACTGCCGTGAGCACCACTCGCGCCGAGGATGACGCCCAGCAGGCCCAGGATGGCAGAAAGACGAATGCGCAGGCTTTTTCATGGTCGTGGGGAGAATCACATCACCATGCCGCCATCCACCGTCAGCACCTGTCCAGTGACGTAGCGGGCCTCTGGACTCGCTAGGTAAAGCGCAGCCGCAGCGATGTCTGCGGCCTGACCGAGATCACCGAGTGGGATTTTTTTGAGAATCTCCTCCTTCACCTGATCATTGAGAACATGCGTCATGTCAGTGGCGATGAAGCCAGGGCAGATGCAGTTCGCCGTGACTCCACGCCCCGCGAACTCGCGGGCGAGTGATTTGGTAAATCCGATGAGCCCGGCCTTGCTGGCGGCGTAGTTCGCTTGGCCAGCGTTGCCGATGAGGCCGATGACGCTGCTGATATTGATGATGCGGGCTCCCTTTTGCTTCAGGATGCTGCGCTGGACGGCTTTCACCATGTTGAAGGCACCCTTGAGATTGGTATCGAGCACGATATCCCAGTCTTCCTCGCTCATGCGCAGCAGCAGGCCGTCTTTGGTGACGCCGGCGTTATTCACCAGGATGTCCACATGATCGTAGTCGGCGAGGATTTGCTTCCCCACTTCCGCACAGGCGGCTGCATCAGCGACATCGAGAGCGTAGCCCTTGGCCGCACCGGGGTGGGTAGCGTTGATCGCGTCCGCAGCGGCTTGTGAGTTGGCCTGGGTGCGGCTGACGATGGCGAGCTTGGCACCTTCCGCAGCGAAGGCTTCAGCAATGGCTTTGCCGATGCCGCGTCCGGCACCGGTGACGACGGCGACTTTGTCTTGGAGTTTTCCCATTCTTCTGACTTAGACAGTGTTTGCGTGCTGGCAAGGCTGTCATGAGTGCCATTTGGGACCGGCTTTGATCCACACCTGCCACATTCACATCGTGATGGATGTGAGGGTGAAGGAGCTGAGAGGGGGGATGATGTCAGGCTAGCTCGGCCAGTAGGGCTTGGTTGAGCCGCACGCCGCTGGAGAAGTTTGCGATGGGGTAGTTCTCGTTGGGGGCGTGAGCCTGGCAGTCTGGTAGCGCGAGTCCGAGGAGTAGGGTATCAGCCCCGAGCACGTCTTTGAATGCCTGCACGATGGGGATGCTGCCGCCTTCGCGAATGAGGGCGAGTTTTTGACCGGGGAATGCTTTTGCCAGGGCTCGCTGCGCGGCCTGGCCGATGCTGGAGTGCGGGTCCATGAGGTAAGGCATGCCGGTGTGGCCGGGTTTGATTTCCAGCCGTACTCCATCGGGCGTGTGATGCCGCAAATGATCGGTGACGAGCTTTAAAACATGCTCAGGCTGCTGATCCGGCACGAGGCGGCAACTCAGCTTCGCAAAGGCCTTTTTCCCGATCACGGTCTTGGAGCCCTCCCCCTGATAACCGCCTCCGATGCCATTGACTTCGATGGTGGGCCGCGCCCATACTCGCTCACGGACGCTGTATCCAGGCTCACCAAACAGGCTAGGTGAGCCCGTGAGACTGAGCATTTCTGCATCTGCATCCCCCAATGCGGCCCAGGCCTCTCTCTCCCACGCCTGGATGGGACGCACGCCGTCATAAAAGCCGCCCACGGCGACACGGCCTTCTGCATCATGCAGCGTGGCGATCAGCCGCGAGACTGCGGTGAGAGGATTCATGATCGCACCGCCAAAGATGCCGCTGTGCAGGTCGATCGTGGGTCCATGCACCCAGAATTCCAGGCAGGCGATGCCGCGCAGCCCGTAGGTGAAGGTGCCCATGCCTGGAGCGACCATTCCAGTGTCGGAAATGGCCACGAGGTCACATTTGAGCTCCTCCGCGTGTTTCTGGAGAAAGGGCTTCAAATTAGGGCTGCCGATCTCTTCCTCGCCTTCGAGCAACAACGTCAAATTCACTGGCAAATCGGCGTGCGCGGCGAGTGTTTCGCTCAGGCCTTGGAGATGGGCCATGAACTGGCCTTTGTTGTCCGTAGCGCCACGGCAGTAGATGCGTCCGTCACGGATGGTGGGCTCAAAGGCGGGCGTTTTCCACTCATGCAGGGGCTCAGCGGGTTGGACGTCGTAGTGGCCGTAGAGCAGCACGGTGCGGCGTCCGGCGATATGTTTGTTTTTGGCCACGAGCACGGGGTGGCCCGGTGTCTCATGCAGTGTCGCAGTGAGGCCCATGCCTTTCACTTTGGCTAGGAGCCATTCGGCACACGCTCGCACGTCACCACGATGGGTGGAGTCGGTGGAGACAGAGGGGAAACGCAGGCAGGTGAGCAGATCGTCGAGTCCAGGGGGATTCATGGCGCTCGATGTTAGAGAGGCCACTGGCGATGCAAAGGGACAACTCGTGCCCACCTGGAGCTCTCTGCATCCCCTGCCCTACTCACTTCCAGCCGATGATCATGGCGCAGGGCACGGCAGCAGCACCATCGACCTGGCGAATGGCGATGGCGTAGGTGCCTGTCTTCGCGGGTTTGTAGTAGAGCACGAGCCCCCAGCCCTCTTTCACGGGGAGCAGGTCGCCACCGGGCTTTCCTTCGAAATCGAGCACCGCAGCGGTGATTTTCGCCCCGGAGTCACGCGGCGCAGCGATGCAGAAAGCGTATTCATTGCCCTTAAAAAGCTGCATGCGCACAGCGCGGCCCATTTTTGCCTCCAGGGGGTTCTCCCAGCTTTCGGAGCGGAATTCGTAGCCCTCTTTCTCCTGCTGCGGCACCAGTTTCTCCGCGCTGGCTAGGGCTGGAGAAGCCTCAGCCGCCGTAGCGGGCATCGGAGCACCCAGGAGCAGGCACATTAAGAGGCAAAGGAGGAGGTGGGCAGGCAGGAAGGGGCGCATTGCGTGATGGCGCGGGGTCGGTGGCGCGGAATTCATCTTCTCACGCGAACACAGTCCTTGCATCACGAAAATCCCAAGATTCTGTCTCCTCGCCCGTCACTCACCCCGTACGAGCCTCGTAAAAAAAGAATCCCACCCATGGCCGCTCTAGTCATTTACTCGGAGGACGACTCCATCCAGACCTACCGCATTGAGAACGATCTCACCACCATCGGCAGACATCCAGAAAGCGACATCGTGCTGGACTCTGCTTCAGCCTCTGGCCGTCATGCGTCGATCAAAAAGAGCGGCAGCAACTGCTTCGTGAACGATCTCGGCTCTAGCAACGGCACCCGTGTCAATGGCGCGGATGTCGAGGAGGCGCTGCTGCGCAATGGGGACCGTGTATCCTTCGGTGACGTGCAGTGTCTCTACTATACTGGCGAGCCCCCATCCTCCGCCGAGCTGAAAAAGGCCGTCGCACCGGCCACAGCCGTGCCAGTGCCTGCAAACAATGCACCTCTGCCAGCCCCCACCGTTATGGCGGCTGAAAAACCCTCAGAGCTACCACGTGCCTCTGCCCGCCCAGCTCTGAGTCCCGTACGCCGTGCCTATAGTCGCAATGCGCCCTCGGATTATCCTGATGATGCCGGCGGCGGATGCATGAATGCGGCCATCGTGATCGGCCTCTTCATCGTCGCCTTCATCGTCGGTCTTTCTCTGCGCCACAGCCGTGAGATGAATGGAAATTTCATCAACGACTTCATGGCCAAGCTCACGGAAAAAGTGCCCACCGTGAAATTCGAGCGCAAAGAAGACGAGAAAAAAGGCGAGGCAAAAGATAGCGACGGCGAGATGAAATAACCGCACCCACTCGGGGCGCTACCCATCACCCGCTCACACAGGCCTCGCGACCACGATGCCTGCATGCGCCTGGATACCTGCTAAATACTCATGCAGTGGCTTATCCACGATCACACGCTTTGCCGTGAGAGATGCGTGCATGAAGCGGCAGGCACCATCCGCCGTGTGCAGCGCCAGCCCCACATGCGAGCAAAAAACATGCTGCCGGTGCGTGACGATACCGATGATGTCCCCACTCTGGATGCGCCCCTCACACGCGGCCACCTGCTCTTTGCGGATGTAGTGAAAGGGCACCTTCTCCAGCCTACGCTCGATCTGATTGAGCGCTGGGATGAGGGCGGGGCTCGCACGCAGGTAGCGGTAGATTTTCGGCTCCAGAGACATCTCATCATTCGTGCGGCCCGTCATCCGTGTCACAGGACCGATTTTGCCGGTGATGTATTTGATGTTCCCGCGTGCCGCATTGTCGGTGAACCACTCATCCAGGTAGTGAATGCGGTCCAGATAGCCCCCACGGCATACACCACCGCGATACCGCGTCCACTCGATCTGCCGCAGCAGATCAGAGGGTGAGTAAGATGGCTGCGGCGTGGCGATCATCCGCGCCAGACCCAATGCGGTCTCAAAAAACGTCCAGCAGTCCAGCCCATTAAAATTCACACTCGGTGACTCCACGCGGTCGTCGATCTCCAGCGTCCACGCTACATACCGGGTGCCGCGCAATGCTTGGCCAAACAGCGCCACACGCTGCCCCATCGGCTGCGCACGCCAGTTTCCGGCCAGCGCCAGCCTCACCACCGCATCGAACTTCTCCCGCCCGATGAATGTCCTCTTCTGCGATAAAAATTCAGCCGCTGACAAGGAAGGAAGCGCCGACATTGGCAGCATGCTGAGGAAGTGACGTCGATTCATAAGAAGAGAACATTACAGGCACTAATAGGCCGCTGTGAGTTTACGATTGGACGCTGCCGCAGGGTCGATCACCTGCCCCTCCACCGAGCTATCATACCAATCCGCATTTTCATCGTAGCCAAACTGCCGCGGCAGCTCATCACACAATAAACGGAGTCGCTCATCGAGCTCTGCTAGGAAGGCCGCCACTCCAGCCGCAAGACTCCCACTCCGTGCAGCTCCCGCAAATTCATTCAGGCAGAGCTGGAGAGCCTCCAGCGAGACGAATGGCTCCAGTCCATAGCCCACGATCGCCGCCGCACGCGATGTCGCCGGATCGATCAGCAGCATCACATGGTGATTGGCACCGCCTTTATCCACCGGGCTACAGAGCCCACCTCGATTGAAAAGCCAGAACGCATACACCCCCACAGACACCTGCTGCGGCACATTCATGAAGATGACCGACGCATGCAGCAGCGGATGCCGCCGCTCGATCTCCGTGATGCAGTGCTCCACTTTTTTGCGTGCGAGAAAGGTCAGTGCACCTTGCGTGTCGGTGATCGGCTTTTGCAGATTCGGCGGGATGCCCAGCAGCTTATCCACCGCATCCAGCGACAGGCCGCACTGCTGACAGGCAGCGTCATGTTCGGATAAAAGTATTTGGCAGGCGGGGCAGCGCACACGCAGCATAGCGCCGCCTCCAGCCCATGCGCAACCGTGCTCTGCGAGGAAGATGCAGCTCGTGGCGACGTTTTTGCTTTTTCATGAAATCTGCCCTTCTCCGCGTCATCAGCCTGAGCACCCTTTTTGCCCTTGGAGCCGATTTACCTGCCCAGACGGCCCCGCAGCCCACCAGCACCAAAAAAGTCGCAAAGCCCATCCTTATCCCGCCAGACATCAATGGGCTCAAAACCATCATCCCACCACCTGCGAGCACCAAACCGCTCCAAATCGGCATTTTTGACGGCGCAGGAGCCCCCAGGGACGGCATCGACAACGTCATCCGCGTACTCAAGACACTGCCGCAGGCCCAGATCACCCTCATTAGATGGGAAAAGCCGACTTGAAGCCCTACCACGTCATCATCTTTTCCGGCGGCAGTGGCTCGCAGCAGTCCAAAAGCATCGGCGAAGCCGGTCTGCACAATGTCCGCGAGTACGTCCGCGCAGGCGGTGGCTACTGTGGGATCTGCGCTGGGGCATACCTCGCCTGCTCAGGCTTTTCCTGGGGCCTCGGCATCCTCAATGCCAATACCGTCTCGAATAAATGGAAAAGGGGCGGTGGTTTCATGGACATCGAGCTCACCGTCGATGGAAAGCCACTCCTCGGGGATGTGAATGGCACCTTCAAAGTCCGCTACAACAACGGCCCCATCATCAAACCAGGCACCCGTGCCGACATCCCCGCCTACTGCCCCATCGCCCTCTTTCGCAGTGAGATCGCAGAGAACGGCTCACCCGCCGGATTGATGATCCACAGCCCCTCGCACGCCATCGGCACCTTTGGCAAAGGCCGTGTCTTCATCTCCAGCCCACACCCAGAGAATACCCCCGGCCTGGAGCACTTCATCCCCCGTGGCGTCCTCTGGGTAGCCCGGGCCCTGCCTGAAGGGGAATAATCCGCACTGGCTCCGAGCCAGAAGCGCCTTTCCTTCCACGCGTTCTAGGTCACTATGGCCGCTTTTTTGTCCCGCACCATGTCCGTAAACCTCGCCTCAAAGCCCCATCCGCATGTGCGGAGGAACTTCGTGTGCCATTGCCTAGAGGGCGGATTCTACATGGGCGGCGTGGCCTTTCTCCAGCCAGAGACGGTGATGCCAAAGATGGTCGAGTCCCTGCATGGCGGCGCTTTGATCATCTCCATCATGCCAGCCATCCTCGCGGCCACCTTCGCCTTTGCGGGGCTCTTCGTTTCACCACGCGTGGAGCGGCTGCATCGCTTTAAGCCCTGGGTCATGACCTTTGGCTTGCTGCAAAGACTGCCCTACCTCATCGCGGGTCTCGTCCTCTGGCAGGCAGATCATTTACCAGGCTGGCTGCTACCCGTCGTGGTGCTCACGCCGGTGATGAGTGGCCTCATCGGCGGCATCGGCGTCGTCGCATGGATGGAGATGGTCACACGCATGATCCCAGAGCGCATCCGCGCAGCAGGCTGGGCCGCACGCTACATCATGCAGGCCGTCATCGGTATGGGTGCAGGTGCCGTGATCCATCAGGTGCTCACGCATCTACCAGGGCACCGGGGCTATGCCGTGCTGCACTTCATTGCCTTCGGCTTCCTACTTCTATCCTGGATCTCGCAGTTACCCATGAAGGAAGCTGCGCACATCATGCCCACACACCCTCCGCAGCCCTACTGGAGCTACCTGCGGGGCATGCCCGCCATGCTCGCATCACAGCCCCATTTGCTAAAGCTCATCGCCACGCGATTCACCGGCATGGGTTATCTCATGCTCGTCTCTTTCCTCACCCTGCATGCCCTGCACGTCACTGGCAGCGCGGAGGCAGAGGTAGGCCGCTTTGTATCGCTGCAAAACGTCGGCACCATCCTCGGCAGCCTCACCGCAGCGTGGCTCGGCTATCACAGTGGCGGGAGGGTCCTCCTCATCGCCTCTCGCGTGCTCTGCATCCTCGTTTGTGCATGGTCATGCTTCACCCACAGCTTTACCGGCTTCATGGCCGTGTACTTTGTCTTTGGATTCGGCCTTTTCCTCGACCGCGTGGGTGACCTCACCCTCACAGCGGAGCTTTGTCCCCTGGAGCGCCGCTCCACCTACCAGGCGGCGCTGGGTTTTTGCAATGTGTGGGCTCTCCTACTCGCCACGCTGCTTGGCGGCTTCCTTTACCGTAGCACCGCATCGTTCCAGAGTGTCGCCGCACTTGCAGGCTGCTTTGCCACTGTCTCCATCATCATCCTGCTGCGCATCCCAGAGCCGCGCCGCGTCACCACTGGCTAAAAACGCCCCACTCTCACTCCTCCTATGTCCACAAAGCCCGATCCAGCCTCCCTGCCTTGCAGCCCCCTCGTAGAAACCTCTGGGTTGAAGTACTTCCCCCGCATGCTCGGCAAAATC is part of the Verrucomicrobiaceae bacterium genome and harbors:
- a CDS encoding glycosyltransferase family 4 protein — its product is MKIALLHHQMIRGTAVEIFLGEFAKKLAAAGHEPIYITSLTTEAIRAELPGRWELLPRLRLGPLARKWHFDRAAPRAAEAAGADISIGFGRTTRQTIHRNGTGCHRLYGQLLPTLQRYSPAHLYELYLEKKLHTSGATTRYLTSSARVAAQLQGIYHTDGERFRILTPPVETQLFRPAENRASTRELICRKLHTDPAQRVLLFVSLSHKRRGLESLLEAMPQLDATLWIVGRGLSAATQARITQLGIAAKIRSVPVTSQLVELYQSADWFIHPTQYDAFSSTVLQSMACGLPGIISVMDGAVDHVRHEENGLMLYHPQQPVELGARIREALALPAARRDEMASAARQSVLPFTWERHLAEWEDVMRGV
- a CDS encoding DUF1501 domain-containing protein; amino-acid sequence: MQLPFDRRTFLNRSAYGIGGIALATLLQEQGLLATSEQAKAAHYDLKPKQPHGFGQAKAMISMFMQGGPSQIDLFDPKPELMKLDGKEFPGEVKYDDAAGASREVMGPQWKFKKHGQCGMDVSELLPHFAGITDDVTLIRSMHTGVNNHGQSIYALLNGQATGGRPTLGSWLTYGLGSENQDLPAYVALTDPRGLPVLGVDNWSNGWLPSLFQGTVIRSKEPRIPNLDAPLSLKGEAQERYLNFVQRLNRDHLASRPGESDLEARIQSFELAARMQTAAKEALDLSKESAATKKLYGLDHPATAEFGTRCLIARRLVERGVRCISLFTGNQTWDHHQSIMTNLPAACQYVDQGAAALVIDLKQRGLLDSTIVHWGGEMGRLPVIQNRSGAKDRRAVGRDHNTYGFSMWVAGGGFKAGYTHGETDEFGHKAVKDVVNHFDYHATLLHLFGLDPKKLTYKRNGTNQVLVENPQARVVTELLA
- a CDS encoding DUF423 domain-containing protein; its protein translation is MRIRLSAILGLLGVILGASGAHGSLHDRLIATGELAHWQTAVQYHLIHAVLAVALALCSSAGGKRAQWAWRCLVMGILLFSGSLYVLAITQIKSLGAVTPFGGLSLMLGWLLLAAAQWDVNSREP
- the fabG gene encoding 3-oxoacyl-[acyl-carrier-protein] reductase, producing MGKLQDKVAVVTGAGRGIGKAIAEAFAAEGAKLAIVSRTQANSQAAADAINATHPGAAKGYALDVADAAACAEVGKQILADYDHVDILVNNAGVTKDGLLLRMSEEDWDIVLDTNLKGAFNMVKAVQRSILKQKGARIINISSVIGLIGNAGQANYAASKAGLIGFTKSLAREFAGRGVTANCICPGFIATDMTHVLNDQVKEEILKKIPLGDLGQAADIAAAALYLASPEARYVTGQVLTVDGGMVM
- a CDS encoding dipeptidase, producing MNPPGLDDLLTCLRFPSVSTDSTHRGDVRACAEWLLAKVKGMGLTATLHETPGHPVLVAKNKHIAGRRTVLLYGHYDVQPAEPLHEWKTPAFEPTIRDGRIYCRGATDNKGQFMAHLQGLSETLAAHADLPVNLTLLLEGEEEIGSPNLKPFLQKHAEELKCDLVAISDTGMVAPGMGTFTYGLRGIACLEFWVHGPTIDLHSGIFGGAIMNPLTAVSRLIATLHDAEGRVAVGGFYDGVRPIQAWEREAWAALGDADAEMLSLTGSPSLFGEPGYSVRERVWARPTIEVNGIGGGYQGEGSKTVIGKKAFAKLSCRLVPDQQPEHVLKLVTDHLRHHTPDGVRLEIKPGHTGMPYLMDPHSSIGQAAQRALAKAFPGQKLALIREGGSIPIVQAFKDVLGADTLLLGLALPDCQAHAPNENYPIANFSSGVRLNQALLAELA
- a CDS encoding FHA domain-containing protein, producing MAALVIYSEDDSIQTYRIENDLTTIGRHPESDIVLDSASASGRHASIKKSGSNCFVNDLGSSNGTRVNGADVEEALLRNGDRVSFGDVQCLYYTGEPPSSAELKKAVAPATAVPVPANNAPLPAPTVMAAEKPSELPRASARPALSPVRRAYSRNAPSDYPDDAGGGCMNAAIVIGLFIVAFIVGLSLRHSREMNGNFINDFMAKLTEKVPTVKFERKEDEKKGEAKDSDGEMK
- a CDS encoding DUF1460 domain-containing protein; translated protein: MNRRHFLSMLPMSALPSLSAAEFLSQKRTFIGREKFDAVVRLALAGNWRAQPMGQRVALFGQALRGTRYVAWTLEIDDRVESPSVNFNGLDCWTFFETALGLARMIATPQPSYSPSDLLRQIEWTRYRGGVCRGGYLDRIHYLDEWFTDNAARGNIKYITGKIGPVTRMTGRTNDEMSLEPKIYRYLRASPALIPALNQIERRLEKVPFHYIRKEQVAACEGRIQSGDIIGIVTHRQHVFCSHVGLALHTADGACRFMHASLTAKRVIVDKPLHEYLAGIQAHAGIVVARPV
- a CDS encoding MFS transporter, with translation MSVNLASKPHPHVRRNFVCHCLEGGFYMGGVAFLQPETVMPKMVESLHGGALIISIMPAILAATFAFAGLFVSPRVERLHRFKPWVMTFGLLQRLPYLIAGLVLWQADHLPGWLLPVVVLTPVMSGLIGGIGVVAWMEMVTRMIPERIRAAGWAARYIMQAVIGMGAGAVIHQVLTHLPGHRGYAVLHFIAFGFLLLSWISQLPMKEAAHIMPTHPPQPYWSYLRGMPAMLASQPHLLKLIATRFTGMGYLMLVSFLTLHALHVTGSAEAEVGRFVSLQNVGTILGSLTAAWLGYHSGGRVLLIASRVLCILVCAWSCFTHSFTGFMAVYFVFGFGLFLDRVGDLTLTAELCPLERRSTYQAALGFCNVWALLLATLLGGFLYRSTASFQSVAALAGCFATVSIIILLRIPEPRRVTTG